In Chloroflexi bacterium ADurb.Bin180, the following are encoded in one genomic region:
- a CDS encoding Chain length determinant protein encodes MAAEVLTYLRIIKKRWWLIVLLFVVTTAVILLSSLREKPVYQAYVRLQVIAPESQEVSLFSTAKASSIAEEIVAVQVQFDAALHSYYVAWQTINDLNLGVSAAKLLEGLSVSAEEEFLHVTFTADNPLDVEAIATRHVENAFKYYAQIRAKSASVALSFIQQQLSDEEKTLASAQSELLTFKINHNLDSLSREILALQDQLRDLRLVRARLTADREREQAIASKYREQAAKADPKKPTLDYETLALEKDAVVAGILAQEAQYDHMIDEQRARLEELLKLSTEYDTLVRNVTRSQSNYGFLADKENEARLKEKQATNVSFIQIVEPARMPDRPAASRTPKMLAIGVVLSLIAGVILTFVFEFVSLLFVSARSASSSLPGKEGHA; translated from the coding sequence ATGGCTGCAGAAGTACTAACCTACCTGAGGATAATCAAAAAGCGTTGGTGGTTGATCGTGCTGCTGTTCGTTGTCACCACGGCGGTGATCCTGCTGAGTTCGCTCCGTGAGAAGCCGGTCTACCAGGCCTACGTTCGGCTCCAGGTGATCGCCCCAGAATCACAGGAGGTGTCGCTGTTCAGTACAGCCAAAGCCTCCAGCATCGCCGAAGAGATCGTCGCGGTCCAGGTTCAGTTCGACGCCGCGCTGCACAGCTACTATGTCGCCTGGCAGACCATCAACGACCTGAACCTTGGTGTTTCTGCGGCCAAGCTGCTCGAGGGGCTGTCGGTCAGCGCCGAGGAAGAGTTCCTGCACGTGACCTTCACGGCGGACAACCCCCTCGACGTTGAGGCTATCGCCACCAGGCACGTTGAGAACGCCTTCAAATACTATGCCCAGATTCGCGCCAAGTCGGCCAGTGTGGCCCTCTCGTTCATTCAGCAGCAGCTCAGCGACGAAGAGAAGACACTTGCTTCAGCCCAGAGCGAGCTCCTCACTTTCAAGATCAATCACAACCTGGACTCGCTCTCCCGCGAGATCCTGGCGCTCCAGGATCAGTTGCGCGACCTGCGCCTGGTGAGAGCACGCCTTACCGCCGACCGCGAGCGGGAGCAGGCCATTGCCAGCAAGTACCGCGAGCAGGCAGCCAAGGCCGACCCCAAGAAGCCAACGCTTGACTATGAGACCCTGGCTCTGGAGAAAGATGCAGTGGTCGCCGGCATCCTCGCCCAGGAGGCCCAGTATGACCACATGATCGACGAACAGAGAGCGCGCCTGGAGGAGCTGCTCAAGCTGTCCACCGAGTACGATACACTCGTACGGAACGTGACCCGCTCGCAATCGAACTATGGCTTTCTGGCGGACAAAGAGAACGAGGCCCGCCTGAAGGAAAAGCAGGCCACCAACGTGAGCTTTATTCAGATTGTCGAGCCAGCGCGCATGCCAGACCGACCAGCCGCCTCACGCACTCCCAAGATGCTCGCCATTGGAGTGGTGCTGAGCCTGATCGCTGGCGTGATCCTTACCTTTGTGTTCGAGTTCGTGTCACTGCTGTTTGTTTCAGCGCGGTCGGCATCCTCAAGCCTGCCAGGCAAGGAAGGGCATGCCTGA
- the epsD_2 gene encoding putative glycosyltransferase EpsD produces the protein MPDTDKTTILYLDTAPAVGGSVISLLELLKGLDKERYQPLVVCFAEHPYVQRYEQAGAHVVAWNEYGSPDYRPSWAGAVRQTAPVQRWKEGQIGGRLYHSLGFGLWLARRGLPRATRLLSIARKNRAALVHTNIRVGHDREGIIAARLGRLPCVCHVRHQETLGWFDRRVADTVDQFIYISQAVRESHLSSGIGQDRGRVVYNGLNIADWNRELNPARGRELLGVDPRVPLVGIVGRLDSWKGQPVFLRAMARLGATMPEVRGVVVGDAPPELPAYRQELEQLAEQLGLARTVSFVPFQTELAAVMSALDVAVLASTSPEPFGRVLIEAMAAGKPVVASDSGASREIVDDGQQGILFPPGDDLALANALNRLLSDRSLAAEMGGRGQRRAAERFDSAQYVAGVEAVYRDVLAKHQP, from the coding sequence ATGCCTGATACGGACAAGACCACGATTCTGTACCTGGATACCGCCCCGGCTGTTGGCGGCTCGGTCATCAGCCTGCTGGAGCTGTTGAAGGGTCTGGACAAAGAGAGATACCAGCCACTCGTAGTATGCTTTGCCGAGCACCCCTATGTGCAGCGCTACGAACAGGCTGGTGCCCACGTCGTGGCCTGGAACGAATACGGGAGCCCGGATTACAGGCCATCCTGGGCCGGAGCGGTGCGCCAGACTGCGCCTGTGCAGCGATGGAAGGAAGGCCAGATCGGAGGAAGGCTGTATCACAGCCTCGGCTTTGGACTATGGCTGGCCCGGCGGGGTCTGCCCAGGGCGACCCGGTTGCTGAGCATCGCCAGAAAGAACAGGGCGGCTCTGGTCCACACGAACATCCGCGTCGGCCACGACCGGGAAGGGATCATCGCCGCCCGGCTGGGCCGGCTGCCCTGCGTGTGTCACGTACGCCATCAGGAAACGCTGGGCTGGTTCGACCGTCGGGTGGCCGACACGGTGGACCAGTTCATCTACATCTCGCAAGCGGTGCGGGAAAGCCATCTATCCTCTGGCATCGGACAGGATAGAGGAAGGGTCGTGTACAACGGGCTGAACATCGCTGACTGGAACCGGGAGCTGAATCCAGCTCGAGGGCGAGAGCTGCTTGGCGTGGATCCCCGGGTTCCACTGGTGGGGATCGTGGGCCGCCTGGACTCGTGGAAAGGCCAACCCGTCTTTCTGCGTGCGATGGCCAGGCTGGGGGCCACGATGCCAGAAGTGCGCGGCGTTGTGGTAGGGGACGCGCCGCCTGAGCTGCCCGCCTATCGGCAGGAGCTTGAGCAACTGGCAGAACAGCTCGGCCTGGCCAGGACCGTCTCGTTTGTGCCTTTCCAGACCGAGCTGGCAGCCGTCATGTCCGCTCTGGATGTGGCTGTGCTGGCATCGACGTCGCCAGAGCCTTTCGGTCGGGTATTGATCGAAGCAATGGCGGCTGGAAAACCAGTGGTTGCCAGCGACTCGGGAGCCTCGCGCGAAATCGTCGACGATGGTCAGCAGGGAATCCTGTTCCCTCCTGGTGACGACTTGGCGCTGGCCAACGCGCTCAACCGGCTCCTCAGCGACCGCAGTCTGGCCGCGGAGATGGGGGGCAGAGGCCAGAGGCGGGCCGCCGAACGCTTTGACTCTGCTCAGTATGTAGCGGGGGTAGAGGCGGTGTACCGTGATGTGCTCGCGAAGCACCAGCCGTGA